The window AATGGTAAAAATCCTAAAACTCCAGTAGCTGTAATAGAAAAAGGAACAAGTGAAAACCAAAGAGTAACAGTTGGAACTTTAGAAGATATTGTAGAAAAAGCTAAATCTGAAAAAATTGTTCCTCCTGCAATAACAATAATTGGCGATGTTGTAAAGATGAGAGAAACTTTTAAATGGTTTGAAAATCAACCTCTTTCTGGAAAAAAAGTGTTGGTGACAAGAGATACTAATCAATCACAAGAGTTTAGTGAAAAATTAAGAATAAAAGGAGCTACTGTAAGAGAGCTACCTTTTATAAAAATAGAAAATGCTTATAGTTTTGATGAAAAAGATTTAAAAGATTATAGTGCTCTTTTATTTAACTCTCCAAATGGGGTGAAGTACTTTATGGAAAACATAAAGGATATCAGATCTTTAGGTCATCTAAAAATTGGTGTTGTTGGGGCTAAAACAGATGAGCTATTAAGAGAATATAAAATAATACCAGACTTTATTCCAGAAAAATATATGGGAACAGAGTTAGCAAAAGAAGTACAAAATTATACAAAGGAAAATGACAAAGTATTATTTATAACTTCAGATATATCTCCTGCTAATTGTGGGAAATGGAGCGAAGAATATAATAGAAGATTTGAAAAATTGGTAGTATATAAAACTGGAAAACATATCTATTCTAAAGATGAAGTAGAGAAAGTATTAAATGACATAGAATATATAACTTTTTTAAGCTCATCAACAGTTGAAGCATTTAATGAGAGTATACAAGGAGATTTAAAATTATTAGAGGATAAAAAGATAGTGTCAATAGGACCAGTTACTACAAAAACTTTAAATGAATTAGGATATAGAGTTGCTTTAGAGGCAAAAGTTTTTGATGTTGATGGAGTAATTGCAGTAATAGGAGAG of the Cetobacterium sp. NK01 genome contains:
- the cobA gene encoding uroporphyrinogen-III C-methyltransferase; translation: MVNNKMGKVYIIGAGCGNIDLLTLKGKRCIEEADCIVYDRLIDPKVLKLAKEEAEMIYLGKGNTEGGVIQDEINKTLAKKALEGKIVARVKGGDPFVFGRGGEEIEEIVKYSIPFEIVPGISSSIAVPEYAGIPVTHRGLARSFHVFTGHTMENGEWHDFPTIAKLDGTLVFLMGIKNLDLITGDLIKNGKNPKTPVAVIEKGTSENQRVTVGTLEDIVEKAKSEKIVPPAITIIGDVVKMRETFKWFENQPLSGKKVLVTRDTNQSQEFSEKLRIKGATVRELPFIKIENAYSFDEKDLKDYSALLFNSPNGVKYFMENIKDIRSLGHLKIGVVGAKTDELLREYKIIPDFIPEKYMGTELAKEVQNYTKENDKVLFITSDISPANCGKWSEEYNRRFEKLVVYKTGKHIYSKDEVEKVLNDIEYITFLSSSTVEAFNESIQGDLKLLEDKKIVSIGPVTTKTLNELGYRVALEAKVFDVDGVIAVIGEK